The Calditrichota bacterium region CCCCCTGAACGAGAGGCGTTGGTTGCAAAGGTTTCACCATAAATACCCAAAATTGATAATTTCATCGATGGCGTAATATCGGATGTAATTTTGGTCATTAAACTGTGGTTTATAAAAGCATCCCGGCTGAGCTCCATTAAATACATATCCCGTTCGCGCCGGTATGAGGTGTAAAAGCGCAGATCGCCCAACTTGTGGCCGATAAAAGGAACAGGACCACCAAAGCCCGCATCAATATTATAATCCGATTTTTTAATGTCTCCCTGCTTGCGATGCTGCCATTCATAAAGGCGTTGAAGTGCGGCGGGGGTTAAATCATTTGTGGGATCATCATCCTTCAGAAGTCTTTCGGAAATGGCATTCCAGCCTTCAAATACAGGATATTGCCGTTGTGTATATTTATCCCAATCGCTGTTTTCCGTCCCGTTCCAGCAGACCTCGGGGTCCATATACGGGCGCAGCCAAAACGATTTCGGATCGTACGGGGATATTCCAAAATGTTTGGGGGCGGGCGGACGAACCTTGTAGGTAAATGTACCCGTGTATTGTTTCCGACTGCCTTCTTTGGTTACTAAATTGACCACACCAGACCGCACATTGTTGTATTCAGCACTGAATCCACCGGTTTGGACCGAAACCGCCTGAACGGCACTTAACGGGACCAGTGAAATCGGTTCATTGGTTCGTTCATCTCTCAATGATACGCCGTCTACCATAAAAAGGGTCTGGTCTGCTCCCGCACCACGAATCCCCATATTCGATGTTACACCCGCCTGATATCCTACCAAATCGCTGACACTGCTCACCGGCAGCACTTGGATTTGAGCCGAGGTAATGTTTTTTTCACTGGCGGCCACATCTTTTTGCACCGGAGACCGTTTTGCAACAACTACCACCTCTTTTCCAGCCAAAACAACGGGTTCCAGCTCCGCATTTTCAGTGGTGGTCAAATCGATTTTGACGCGAACATCCTTTACAACATAGGTCGAATAACCAATCATTGAGAATTTGAGCGTATACGTGCCGGGAGGCACATTTAATATGAAATAGTAGCCATCCTTGTTTGTGGCTGCTCCCATTCTTGTCCCTTCAATAATCACATTGACACCAGGCAGGGCCTGGCCGCTTTTTGCATCCTTAACCTTCCCCGCAATCTTTCCGGTTGTTCCTGCAAAAAGAACGTTTGCAAGAAGGGTTAGGCTAACAATTGCAAGCAAAATTTTCTTCATCATTGAAGTACTCCTTTTTCTGTAAGAATAGACTTTCAAAATAGATTTAAATCTTTGCAATTAAAGAAAAAACGCCCAAAAGGTTACCTCATTCCATAAAATTGACTCTCTGAGTGAGGTGATCTGACTGGACTTTTGTTATCCTTAGTCGTTTGGAGAGAAAATGTGACCATTTTTATTATTAATCGGATTACATTTAAAAAATCATCTTTTACAAAATAAGTAAACCGCAACATACACACGTGATCCATAATCTCATAAAAGCAGTCATTTCAGCTTTGCCCTTATTTGATCCTTTGTCCCCTTTGGCAGCCGATCGGCGGAATCCGATGCCCCGGGTATCATATTGTGTACGTAACGGTTCATCTGTTGAATTAAACTACAGATAGATGGCATAAAACTTAAGCAATATATTAAAATTTTGTTAGCATATTTTACAAAATTTTGACATTTAAATCAAGACCTTTTTTGAAAAAAGGAAAATAATTGCATGAATTGCATATATAATGCATTATGCAATTGTTTGCTTTTTGCCCTAAAATTTTTAAAACTTTTTTACGGCAAAAACCGGCCTTAAAAATATTTTAAACATGGAACCCGTCCAAACGGCGCATCATCAGACGGCCGGCATTTAAGAATCGAACGCAGACATGCGGGAAGCTGCGTGAAACGAAGAAGAAAATGGATCGTAAAATTGTTAGAGAATAAGCGATTTTACTTGATTGTTTGGTGGATTTTGTTTATAATTTAGTGAAATTTTCTGGGAGGAAAAAATGAACCACCTGCTTCAGGATTTCGGGAAAATTCTCATTATTCTTGGAATTGTGCTGGCTTTTGCCGGTTTACTTTTAACCGGCCTGGGAAAGATTTCTTTTCTGGGACGCCTTCCGGGAGATATTTTTATTCAGCGCAAAAACTTCACGTTTTATTTTCCAATTACAACCAGTATTCTTATTAGCATTCTTATCAGCCTTATTTTGTATTTCATTTCGAAAAAATAAGTTTGCTGTTCAGAACGAACGGAGCCATTCATGAAAAAGACAAAATCCCTCTTTGCCTTTCTTCTTTTTTGTTTCTTCTCATTGACGACCCTGCATCTGTTTGCCGCTGAACCCCCTGTTTACGTCATTCAGGTAAAAGGGGTGATCAATCCCGTCTCAGCAAAATACATTGTGGAATCGATTGAAAAGGCGGAAGATGCAAAGGCCCAATGTTTGGTTTTGGAACTGGACACCCCCGGTGGTCTGATGACATCCATGCGCCAGATTACCCAAGCCTTCTTAAGCAGCAAAATTCCGATACTTGTTTATGTTTATCCCCAGGGTGCCCGGGCCGCATCTGCCGGGGTTTTCATTACGTATGCCGCTCACATTGCCGCGATGGCCCCCAGTACAAATATTGGCGCGGCCCACCCGGTTACCATCGGAGGAGGCACACCGGGTGCCCCGGCCGATACCAGCGGCAAATCCACAATGATGGAAAAAGTAACCAATGACGCCGTGGCCTCCATCAAATCGCTGGCAGAAAAACGGCACCGGAATGCCAAGTGGGCCGAAGAAGCGGTCCGAAAAAGCGTTTCCATTACGGAAAAGGAGGCGCTTGCTCTCCACGTGATCGATTACATTGCCCCGACTCTGGATTCCCTGCTGGCACTTGTTGACGGTAAAAAGGTCGATTTGGATGACCACTCCACCGTTCTGCGGACCCGAAAAGCGCCAATTATTCGGGAAGAAATGAACTGGCGCTACCGCATTCTGGATAAACTCTCTGACCCCAATATTGCCTATATTTTCCTTCTGCTGGGGCTCTATGGCTTAATTTTCGAACTTTCCAATCCCGGGTCCATTCTGCCGGGGGTAGCCGGAGTTATTTTCCTCATTCTGGCATTTTTCGCCATGCAGACTCTTCCCATTAATTATGCCGGTCTTTCACTGATTCTTTTTGGCGTTGTGCTTTTCGTCCTTGAAATTAAGATAACCAGCTATGGATTACTTACCATCGGAGGAATTATTTCCATGACCTTAGGCTCACTGATGTTATTCCAATCGCCCTATCCCTTTTTAAAGGTTTCTCTGGGAGTGATTGTGCCTGCCGTACTTGTAACGGCTCTTTTTTTCATCTTCGCTGTTGGGGCGGGTTTAAAAGCCCAAACAAAACGATCCATCACCGGAACGGAGGGCCTGATCGGCGAAACAGGAGAAGCCCTGACCCCCCTTGGCAAACAACCCGGAAAGGTGAAGGTGCATGGCGAAATCTGGAAGGCCGTTAGCGATCAACCCATTAAAAAGGGATCCACCGTAAAAGTAGATAAAGTGAATCATTTGACGTTGCATGTTAAACACAAAGAATAACTAACCCAACGAGGAGGAACTATGTACTCTGGAACTGTTTTAGCTGTTTTGATTATTCTTTTCATTCTGGCAAGCGCCATTCGTATTCTTAAAGAATACGAAAGAGGCGTTATCTTCAGACTGGGACGTGCTATCGGGGTTAAAGGCCCAGGGCTGATTTTGCTGATTCCCATTGTGGACAAAATGGTGAAGGTGAGTCTGCGTGTGGTTACTTTTGACGTCCCGCCTCAGGATGTGATTACTAAAGACAATGTCTCTGTGAAGGTTAATGCGGTCCTTTATTTCCGCGTCATGGATCCCATGAGGGCCATTGTAGAAGTACAGGATTTCCTGTA contains the following coding sequences:
- a CDS encoding DUF2905 domain-containing protein encodes the protein MNHLLQDFGKILIILGIVLAFAGLLLTGLGKISFLGRLPGDIFIQRKNFTFYFPITTSILISILISLILYFISKK
- a CDS encoding nodulation protein NfeD, which codes for MKKTKSLFAFLLFCFFSLTTLHLFAAEPPVYVIQVKGVINPVSAKYIVESIEKAEDAKAQCLVLELDTPGGLMTSMRQITQAFLSSKIPILVYVYPQGARAASAGVFITYAAHIAAMAPSTNIGAAHPVTIGGGTPGAPADTSGKSTMMEKVTNDAVASIKSLAEKRHRNAKWAEEAVRKSVSITEKEALALHVIDYIAPTLDSLLALVDGKKVDLDDHSTVLRTRKAPIIREEMNWRYRILDKLSDPNIAYIFLLLGLYGLIFELSNPGSILPGVAGVIFLILAFFAMQTLPINYAGLSLILFGVVLFVLEIKITSYGLLTIGGIISMTLGSLMLFQSPYPFLKVSLGVIVPAVLVTALFFIFAVGAGLKAQTKRSITGTEGLIGETGEALTPLGKQPGKVKVHGEIWKAVSDQPIKKGSTVKVDKVNHLTLHVKHKE